The proteins below are encoded in one region of Phaseolus vulgaris cultivar G19833 chromosome 1, P. vulgaris v2.0, whole genome shotgun sequence:
- the LOC137815690 gene encoding uncharacterized protein produces MAASKAEQESMQADLAASQARNDELHRANEELRHGWRDVDEPETASPPREFTTPFSQAILGTAIPNTFTGPKVTFTGMEDPEAHLTAFHTQMMLVGGSDAVKCKLFMSTLTGMALDWFISLPEGHITSFAQLSRLFKEQYLANRAPAPISYDLFDVKQFQGETLKEYISRFGAQVVKVGTTEEPMIVYAFRKGVCPGSFSKSLNRSRPKTFAEVRRRAVEHIASEGEAYEKCMIATPARPRVQIRTQPARVHKAATEKRNSDRKRTYETRRAPPRGRAEGRREGSRPLRHNFVVKLKDLIVVSNIADRLRPPVKSDKILGPHKESWCEFHEAFGHHINNCLALGYQLDELV; encoded by the coding sequence ATGGCAGCCTCGAAAGCGGAGCAAGAaagcatgcaggcggatcttgcagcttctcaggcgagaaacgatgAACTCCACCGAGCCAATGAGGAGTTACGCCATGGATGGCGCGATGTAGACGAGCCTGAGACTGCCTCCCCACCTAGGGAATTCACCACACCGTTCTCACAGGCGATCTTAGGGACAGCAATCCCCAACACATTCACAGGGCCCAaggtaaccttcacagggatggaggatcccgaggcgcacctcacggcgttccacacacagatgatgttggttggcGGCTCTGATGCCGTAaaatgcaagctctttatgagcactttgactgggatggccctggattggttcatcagcctcccagagggtcacatcacgtcCTTCGCACAACTCTCACGACTATTTAAAGAGCAGTATttagccaacagggccccaGCCCCAATCTCGTACGACCTTTTCGACGTGAAACAATtccagggggagaccctgaaggaatacataagtcgcttcggagcgcaggtGGTAAAAGTGGGTACCACAgaagagcccatgatcgtgtacgcatttagGAAGGGGGTGTGTCCCGGATCTTTTAGCAAATCGCTCAACCGCAGCCGTCCCAAAACTTTTGCTGAAGTgaggcgtcgggcggtagagcACATTGCCTCGGAGGGCGAGGCATACGAGAAGTGCATGATTGCTACACCAGCGCGACCAAGGGTGCAGATACGCACACAACCTGCTAGGGTCCACAAAGCTGCCACAGAGAAAAGGAACTCAGACAGGAAGCGCACTTACGAGACAAGGAGGGCCCCGCCAAGGGGTCGAgccgaaggaaggagagagggaaGTAGACCActaaggcacaactttgtggtgaaactcaaagacctcatcgttgtgtccaacatagctgacaggttgaggccaccagtgAAGTCTGACAAAATTCTGGGGCCTCAcaaggaatcatggtgcgaattccacgaggcgtttgggcaccatattaacaactgcttggcgctgggctatcagttggacgAGCTTGTGTAG